A stretch of the Pseudorasbora parva isolate DD20220531a chromosome 13, ASM2467924v1, whole genome shotgun sequence genome encodes the following:
- the olfml2a gene encoding olfactomedin-like protein 2A codes for MWIYASILTYMLLLARDAGAINKIFGEPEPVRMISEGSDCRCKCVMRPLSIEACSRLRDGSLRVDDFYTVETVSSGSDCKCSCTAPPSSLNPCENEWRTEKLRKQAPELLKLHSMVDLLEGTLYSMDLMKVHAYMNKVVSQMNTLEETIKTNLTRENEFVRDSVVNLSNQLKRYENYSDIMVSIKKEISSLGLQLLQKDAASDSKAQGTESKKSKEAIKPPNKKPPAVKPPPKQPKEKPVKPKKEAPAKASKPAKPDPTTKTKTLVHQTGVIRGITYYKASKTEDSESHSAGRGERENPAKTHIGHQTEDKRGSELVLETSEITSTVPPITTTTKLVAATTTSTTLATTSEVAIMNSTLSTPAPEKPMGSGGKTLLYKAGKSLDCEGTLASVEIPEKHHSYGRNEGAWMKDPVAKDNKIYVTNYYYGNNLVEFRNLENFKQGRWSNLYKLPYNWIGTGHVVYNGAFYYNRAFTKNIIKYDLRMRYVAAWTQLHDAVYEDTTPWKWRGHSDIDFAVDESGLWVIYPALDYDYSQHEVIVISKLDPSDLSMKKETTWRTGLKRNSYGNCFIVCGVLYAIDVYNQREGEVSYAYDTHTNTEAAPRLPFTNKYAFVTQVDYNPKDKVLYAWDNGHQLTYNIHFVGQ; via the exons ATTTTCGGTGAGCCGGAGCCGGTCCGGATGATATCTGAGGGCTCAGACTGCCGTTGTAAGTGTGTGATGCGGCCGTTGAGTATTGAGGCATGCTCAAGGCTCCGTGACGGAAGCTTGCGAGTGGATGATTTTTACACTGTGGAGACGGTGAGCTCAGGCTCTGACTGTAAATGTTCTTGCACGgctcctccatcctcactcaACCCTTGTGAGAATGAATGGAGAACAGAAAAACTCAGGAAACAAGCTCCTGAACTGCTCAag CTCCATTCCATGGTGGATCTACTGGAAGGAACATTGTACAGTATGGATCTAATGAAGGTCCATGCCTACATGAACAAGGTTGTGTCTCAGATGAACACATTAGAAGAG ACCATAAAGACAAACCTTACCAGGGAAAATGAGTTTGTGAGAGACAGCGTAGTGAATCTGTCTAATCAGCTAAAGCGCTACGAGAACTACTCTGATATTATGGTGAGCATCAAGAAAGAAATCTCCAGCCTGGGACTGCAGCTGTTGCAGAAAGACGCAGCCTCTGACAGTAAAGCACAG GGCACAGAGAGTAAAAAGTCCAAGGAGGCCATAAAACCACCCAACAAGAAACCCCCAGCTGTCAAACCTCCACCCAAACAGCCTAAGGAGAAACCTGTCAAGCCCAAGAAAGAGGCTCCTGCTAAAGCATCAAAACCTGCGAAGCCAGACCCCACCACTAAAACCAAGACCTTAGTCCACCAGACGGGAGTCATCAGGGGGATCACATACTACAAAGCGTCCAAGACAGAGGACTCTGAATCACATTCAgcagggagaggagagagag AAAACCCAGCCAAAACCCACATTGGCCACCAAACCGAGGACAAAAGAGGCTCCGAGCTTGTCTTGGAAACCTCTGAAATAACGTCGACTGTACCGCCAATAACAACCACCACTAAGCTTGTTGCTGCGACAACAACAAGCACCACGCTAGCAACCACCAGTGAAGTGGCCATCATGAATTCAACCCTGTCAACACCAGCACCAGAGAAACCAATGGGCAGTGGAGGAAAGACGCTTTTGTACAAAGCAG GTAAATCTCTAGACTGTGAGGGCACTCTTGCTTCAGTGGAGATCCCAGAGAAGCATCACAGTTATGGACGGAATGAAGGAGCTTGGATGAAAGACCCAGTAGCCAAAGACAACAAGATCTATGTTACAAACTACTACTACGGCAATAACCTGGTGGAGTTCCGCAACCTGGAGAACTTCAAACAAG GTCGCTGGAGTAACCTCTACAAGCTTCCCTACAACTGGATAGGAACCGGTCATGTGGTCTACAACGGTGCCTTCTATTATAACAGAGCCTTCAccaaaaacatcatcaaatatGACTTGCGCATGCGCTACGTGGCAGCTTGGACTCAGCTTCACGATGCGGTCTACGAAGACACCACGCCGTGGAAATGGAGAGGCCATTCAGACATCGATTTCGCCGTAGACGAGAGCGGCCTCTGGGTGATCTACCCAGCGCTGGATTACGACTACTCGCAACACGAGGTCATCGTCATCAGCAAGCTGGACCCAAGCGACCTCTCCATGAAGAAGGAGACGACATGGAGGACTGGGCTGAAGCGCAACTCGTACGGAAACTGCTTCATCGTGTGTGGCGTGCTGTACGCCATTGACGTCTACAACCAGAGAGAGGGCGAGGTTTCGTACGCCTACGATACGCACACAAACACGGAGGCCGCGCCACGTTTGCCATTCACAAATAAGTACGCCTTTGTGACCCAAGTGGACTACAATCCCAAAGATAAGGTGCTGTATGCATGGGACAATGGCCATCAGCTGACCTACAATATTCACTTTGTTGGCCAATGA